The genomic window GACCTTGAGGGCGGCATCCTTCAGCGGCTGACCGGTTTCCGGGATCGAAATGTCGGAGCGAGCCGGAAGCTGGCCGAAATTCTTGAACATCTTGTCGTCATGCGAGGCGAAATATTCGAGCGCCTTGAAGGCTTCGACCGGATGTTTGCTGGTGGAGAAGATCGCCCAGTTGAAGTCACCCATGGCCGACGAGCGTTCAGCGCCTTCCTTCGGAACCGGAAGCAATGTGACGCCCCAGTCGAACTTCGCTTCCTGGCTCATGCGGTCGAGCTCCCAGGGACCCGAGATCGCCATTGCCGCATTGCCTGAGTTGAAGGTGCCGGTCGAATCCCACTGGCCGCGCGTCAGCGTGTCGGGGGAAGCAAGCTTCTCGTCCATGATCGTCTTCCAGACCTCAAGCGCCTTCACCGCGCCCTCGGCATTGATATTTTCATAACTGCCGCCACCCATCTGAGCCCAGGGAAGGAACTGGAAGGTGCCTTCTTCATTGGCCTTGGCCGAGAAGGCGAGACCGTAGACGTTCTTGGCGGGGTCGGTCAGCTTGCGCGCATCTTCGACGAGCTCGTCCCAGGTCTGCGGTGGCTTGTTCGGATCGAGGCCCTTCGCCTTGAACATGTCCTTGTTGTAGTAGAGCGCGATCGTGTTCGTCGCCTTCGGCACGCCAAAATACTTGCCGTCCCACTCCACGGATTTCAGCGGTCCGGGGAAATAGTTTGCCGGCTTGATGACCGTCGACTTGGAGATCATGTCGGTGAGGTCGAGGAAGGCGCCGCGCGACGAGAACAGCGCATGCTCCGGATTGTCGACGGCGATGATGTCGGGCGCCTGGCCGGTTGCATAGGCGCGCATGGCCTCGGTGACGACGTCGTCGAACTGGATCAGCCGGTATTCGATCTTGATGCCGTTGTTCTGGGCGTTGAACTCCTTGACGAGGTTCGGCGCCGGCTGGATGTCCCTGTCCAGCGACCAGAGCGTCAGCGTGACGTCTTCGGCCCTGGCCGAAAGGCCGGTGAGCGAGATGCCTGCAAGCGCCAGAGCGCCCAGAATTGCATATTTGCGGATAGCCATGGTTCTCCTCCTTTGTGGTTATCCCCGTTTCCGGCAATTCCTCTTTGCCGGCCACGATATCATCAGACCGGATCGACGACGAATTCGCCGCCCCGGGCATGCTTGAGGTGGTTGAGCGCATAGACCTGGCCGGTCATTTCAAGCGCGTCGCGATAGACCGGGTCGTGCCAGCCT from Rhizobium leguminosarum includes these protein-coding regions:
- a CDS encoding ABC transporter substrate-binding protein; translated protein: MAIRKYAILGALALAGISLTGLSARAEDVTLTLWSLDRDIQPAPNLVKEFNAQNNGIKIEYRLIQFDDVVTEAMRAYATGQAPDIIAVDNPEHALFSSRGAFLDLTDMISKSTVIKPANYFPGPLKSVEWDGKYFGVPKATNTIALYYNKDMFKAKGLDPNKPPQTWDELVEDARKLTDPAKNVYGLAFSAKANEEGTFQFLPWAQMGGGSYENINAEGAVKALEVWKTIMDEKLASPDTLTRGQWDSTGTFNSGNAAMAISGPWELDRMSQEAKFDWGVTLLPVPKEGAERSSAMGDFNWAIFSTSKHPVEAFKALEYFASHDDKMFKNFGQLPARSDISIPETGQPLKDAALKVFLEQLKYAKPRGPHPQWPKISKAIQDAIQAALTGQMSPKDALDQAADKIKAVLG